In Phaeobacter piscinae, one genomic interval encodes:
- the purS gene encoding phosphoribosylformylglycinamidine synthase subunit PurS → MKARVHVMLKNGVLDPQGEAVRHALGAMGFDKVDGVRQGKVIDLDLADDATEADVTAMCEKLLANTVIESYSIEMQG, encoded by the coding sequence ATGAAGGCACGCGTGCATGTAATGCTGAAAAACGGGGTTCTGGATCCGCAGGGCGAGGCTGTGCGCCACGCGCTTGGCGCCATGGGCTTTGACAAGGTGGACGGCGTGCGTCAGGGCAAGGTGATCGACCTCGATCTGGCCGATGACGCCACCGAGGCCGATGTCACCGCGATGTGCGAGAAGCTGCTGGCCAACACTGTCATCGAATCCTACAGCATCGAGATGCAGGGATGA
- the purQ gene encoding phosphoribosylformylglycinamidine synthase subunit PurQ: MKAAVVVFPGSNCDRDLAVAFEQAGCEVSMVWHKDSALPEGIDIVGVPGGFSYGDYLRCGAIAAQSPICQAVVDHANRGGYAIGVCNGFQILTETGVLPGALLRNAGLKYICRTVDLQVATADSVFTEAYTAGDVIGVPIAHHDGNYYADAETVAALQDQDRVAFRYVDNPNGSVADIAGILSENRRVLGMMPHPERAADAGHGGTDGAAVFRALAGLVTAA; encoded by the coding sequence ATGAAGGCGGCTGTTGTAGTCTTCCCCGGCTCCAACTGCGACCGCGATCTGGCGGTGGCGTTTGAGCAAGCGGGCTGTGAGGTTTCCATGGTCTGGCACAAGGACAGCGCGTTGCCTGAGGGCATCGATATCGTTGGCGTGCCGGGTGGGTTTTCCTATGGCGATTACCTGCGCTGCGGGGCCATTGCAGCACAGTCACCGATCTGTCAGGCGGTTGTCGATCATGCCAACCGTGGCGGCTATGCCATCGGTGTGTGCAACGGCTTTCAGATCTTGACCGAAACCGGTGTTCTGCCGGGGGCGCTGCTGCGCAACGCCGGTCTTAAATACATCTGCCGCACCGTGGATCTGCAAGTGGCCACCGCCGATAGCGTCTTTACCGAAGCTTATACGGCGGGCGATGTGATCGGTGTTCCGATCGCGCATCACGACGGCAACTACTACGCTGATGCCGAGACCGTGGCAGCGCTGCAGGATCAGGATCGCGTCGCGTTCCGCTATGTCGACAACCCCAACGGGTCGGTTGCGGATATCGCAGGCATTCTGTCGGAAAATCGTCGGGTTTTGGGCATGATGCCACACCCCGAACGGGCGGCAGATGCGGGTCATGGCGGCACCGATGGGGCGGCAGTGTTCCGCGCATTGGCCGGGCTTGTCACTGCGGCGTGA